The DNA sequence TCAAGTGGAACAACTGGAAAACCAAAATGTATTTGCCACAGAACTGGTGGAGTTCTTCTTCAGCATAAGAAAGAACACCAATTACATTGCGATATAAAAGAAAATGATAATGTGTTTTATTTTACCACTTGTGGTTGGATGATGTGGAATTGGTTAGTAAGCTCGTTAGCTTCAAAGGCATCAATAGTACTTTTTGATGGTTCTCCAATGTATAAATCAAGTGATTTACTTTTAAAAATAGCACATAGAGAAAAAATTACTCTATTTGGAATTAGTGCTAAATATATTGATGCTCTAAGAAAATTAGAACCTAATCTTAAATTTAAATATAAACTTCAAAAACTAAAAACAATATGTTCAACAGGTTCTCCTTTATCAAGTGAAGGTTTTAAATATGTTTACAAAAATATTAAAAAGAAAGTTCATCTCTCATCTATTTCAGGTGGTACAGATATTGTATCGTGTTTTGTTTTAGGAAATATATATCAACCAGTAAATATTGGTGAAATACAAAATTCTGGTTTAGGTTTAGATGTTGATGTCTTTAATGATAGCGGCAAATCTTTAAAAAATTCTAAAGGTGAATTAGTTTGTAAAAATCCATTTCCATCAATGCCTCTTAAATTTTGGAATGATAAAAATGACGTAAAATTTAAAAAAGCTTACTTCAATAGATATAGAAATACTTGGCATCATGGGGATTATGCTGAAAGAAGAAATACCGATGGTTTTATTATACATGGAAGATCTGACACTACCCTTAATCCAGGAGGTGTAAGACTTGGTACTGCTGAAATATATTCTGAGGTTGAAAAGTTTAAAGAAATTAAAGAAGCACTAGTAGTTGGTCAATCTTGGGATAATGATATAAGAATAATTCTTTTCGTTGTAATGAGTAATGAATACATACTTAATGATTCTTTACTTAATAGAATAAAAACTCAAATAAGAATAAATGCATCACCAAGACATGTCCCTAGCAAAGTAATTGTTGTAAAAGATATTCCAAGAACCAAAAGTGGTAAAATTGTTGAGCTTGCAGTTAAAAGCACTATAGAAGGAAGTGTTGTTAAAAATAAAGAAGCTTTGGCAAACCCTGAAGTATTAAAACAATACAAAAATTTGAAACAGTTAAGTTATTAAATGTTAAAAAATATAGTTAAAGATTTAAAACCATCTTCTACGCTAGCAATTAATGAAGCTTCAAAAAAACTTGAAGATGAAGGAAAAAAAATATTTAAATTTGGTTTTGGACAATCACCCTTTAAAGTTCCACAAGACGTAGTAGAGGAGCTTAAAAATAATGCGTATCAAAACAAATATTTGCCCATGCAAGGTCTTTCAGAACTAAGACAATCTGTTGCAAAATACACATCAAAGAAAAAAAATTATGAATATAATTCTGAAAATGTCATCATAGGACCAGGCTCTAAAGAGTTGATGTTTTTACTTCATGTAATATTCGATGGTGAAATTATATTGCCTGCACCTAGTTGGGTTTCTTACGCGCCACAAGCAATATTAGGAAGAAACAAAATTCAAATTTTACAAACAAAAAGAGAAAATAATTGGTTCCCTACAGCTCAAGAAATAGAGGAAGTAATATTAAAAGATAAAAATAAAAATTATTTATTATTTTTAAATTCCCCCAATAATCCTTCAGGACAAGTTTGTGAAAATTTGGAAGAGATTTCTAATGTTGCAAATAAAAATAATCTTATAATTTTATCTGATGAGATATATTCAGAACTGACTTTTACAAAAAATTATAAGTCTATTTCAAATTTTTGTCCTGAAAAAACAATTATCAGCACCGGTCTAAGCAAATGGTGTGGAGCTGGTGGTTGGAGATTGGGATATTTTATTGTTCCAGAGAGCTTAAATGACATAAAAAACATGATTAATGTTTTAGCCAGCGAAACCTTTTCAGCAGTAAGTGCGCCTATCCAATATGCTGCAATAAAAGCATATGAAAACAATCATAGTAAATACATTAATAAATCTAGAAATATTTTAAAGGCTGTCGGCAATTATGTTTATCAAAATTTAAAATCAAACAAAATTTTAATTAATGAACCTCAAGGAGGTTTCTATTTAATGCCTGAATTTTTAAATTCTAAATTTAAAACTTCATCAGAAATGTGTGAAAATATTTTAAAAGAAACAGGTGTTGCATTATTACCTGGATCAGATTTTGGATTTAATGAAAGTAAAATGCTTGCAAGATTAAGCTTTACTGATTTTGATGGAGAAAAATTCATGAATAGTATTAAGGAAGATCAATCTATTGATTTTAATATAATCGAAAAGTTGGCACCAAAGGTTGTAGAAGGTGTTGATAATTTAAAAAAATGGTCAGAAAATCTTTAAAATCAGCCTATACATCTATTATAATTTTTTGGTATGATTAATTTATAAAAAATAACGACATACAATTACAGAGAGGGAAAAATAATGAAAAAAATAATCACATCCCTATCAAGTGCTTTACTGATTTTATTTGCATCACTGTCCTTAACTACAGTTGCTAAATC is a window from the Candidatus Pelagibacter ubique HIMB140 genome containing:
- a CDS encoding acetoacetate--CoA ligase; this translates as MTNKLWEASLKEKKNSNLYAFEKFISNKIKKKFNLNYKTFLNWSVKNSPEFWNYFWEFSEIKGLKSKKKIKKSKIFYKNLFLPGSKLNFGENLLSKNNDDKAITFISENGFREEKSWRELNLSTGKIVKFLKEIKIKKGDRVAAYMPNTIETVEAFIAASTLGSIWSSCSPDFGIKGVVERFSQINPKVLFITDQYFYNGKKINVLERLSEILKSIPSIKNVVIVNYPGKKYVTNKSKYKKINTIKWREIIHNQSEKINFKKYDFESELTILYSSGTTGKPKCICHRTGGVLLQHKKEHQLHCDIKENDNVFYFTTCGWMMWNWLVSSLASKASIVLFDGSPMYKSSDLLLKIAHREKITLFGISAKYIDALRKLEPNLKFKYKLQKLKTICSTGSPLSSEGFKYVYKNIKKKVHLSSISGGTDIVSCFVLGNIYQPVNIGEIQNSGLGLDVDVFNDSGKSLKNSKGELVCKNPFPSMPLKFWNDKNDVKFKKAYFNRYRNTWHHGDYAERRNTDGFIIHGRSDTTLNPGGVRLGTAEIYSEVEKFKEIKEALVVGQSWDNDIRIILFVVMSNEYILNDSLLNRIKTQIRINASPRHVPSKVIVVKDIPRTKSGKIVELAVKSTIEGSVVKNKEALANPEVLKQYKNLKQLSY
- a CDS encoding pyridoxal phosphate-dependent aminotransferase, whose amino-acid sequence is MLKNIVKDLKPSSTLAINEASKKLEDEGKKIFKFGFGQSPFKVPQDVVEELKNNAYQNKYLPMQGLSELRQSVAKYTSKKKNYEYNSENVIIGPGSKELMFLLHVIFDGEIILPAPSWVSYAPQAILGRNKIQILQTKRENNWFPTAQEIEEVILKDKNKNYLLFLNSPNNPSGQVCENLEEISNVANKNNLIILSDEIYSELTFTKNYKSISNFCPEKTIISTGLSKWCGAGGWRLGYFIVPESLNDIKNMINVLASETFSAVSAPIQYAAIKAYENNHSKYINKSRNILKAVGNYVYQNLKSNKILINEPQGGFYLMPEFLNSKFKTSSEMCENILKETGVALLPGSDFGFNESKMLARLSFTDFDGEKFMNSIKEDQSIDFNIIEKLAPKVVEGVDNLKKWSENL